The Corylus avellana chromosome ca8, CavTom2PMs-1.0 genome has a segment encoding these proteins:
- the LOC132190379 gene encoding V-type proton ATPase 16 kDa proteolipid subunit produces MSSVFSGDETAPFFGFLGAAAALVFSCMGAAYGTAKSGVGVASMGVMRPELVMKSIVPVVMAGVLGIYGLIIAVIISTGINPKAKSYYLFDGYAHLSSGLACGLAGLSAGMAIGIVGDAGVRANAQQPKLFVGMILILIFAEALALYGLIVGIILSSRAGQSRAD; encoded by the exons ATGTCTTCGGTGTTCAGCGGCGATGAAACAGCCCCTTTCTTCGGCTTCCTCGGCGCTGCTGCCGCCCTCGTCTTCTCCT gTATGGGGGCTGCGTATGGGACAGCGAAGAGCGGGGTGGGAGTGGCGTCGATGGGCGTGATGAGGCCGGAGCTGGTGATGAAGTCGATCGTGCCGGTGGTCATGGCGGGAGTGTTGGGTATATATGGTCTCATCATCGCCGTGATCATCAGCACCGGGATCAACCCTAAGGCCAAGTCCTATTACCTCTTCGATGGCTACGCCCACCTCTCCTCTGGTCTCGCTTGTGGCCTTGCTGGCCTCTCGGCCGGTATGGCCATTGGCATCGTCGGTGACGCTGGTGTCAG AGCAAATGCACAACAGCCGAAGCTTTTTGTTGGGATGATTCTTATTCTAATTTTCGCTGAAGCACTGGCCCTCTACGGCCTCATTGTTGGCATCATCCTCTCTTCACGAGCTGGCCAGTCAAGAGCTGACTAA